In Fulvia fulva chromosome 8, complete sequence, the DNA window TCTCATGAAAATAATCATTCTAGATCTCACTGGCTACTGTATCGTCAACTCAGTACTCATCAAAAGTCTACACACAACTCCCATTATCCGCCTGTCCCCTCCTATTCATATTCCCCATCAACGGCCCCAGCACAATTCCACACACATCATAACCCAAACTGAATTCATCCGAGTAATTCGCGCCACCGGGGTTAGGCCAGACGGTGTACGAGAGGCGCTTGTTGGTGGTAGTTTCGGCGATTGTGGATGCGATGGCTACGGGGAGAGTTTTGCCGGGGTTGTTGTCGGGTTGGGAGGATTGGAAGCCTTGGTCGACGCGGGGGTTGAGGTAGTGGAGGCCTGTTGCGTTGGCGGTGGTGAAGGAGCCGTTGCAGAGGGCGGTGTTGTTGAAGGTGGATTGGTTGGGTTGGGAGGTTACTAGGGtgggggggggggggggtTATTAGTGTTGGGAGGAGGAGGGTGAGGTGTGTCGTGGTGCGTAGTGTGGATGGGAAGGGGAATTCTATCGTGGCGACGAATCACCAGGGGTGGTAGAACGAAGGAAGGATGAGTAGACACAATCGCAGGAATGAGTCGCAGACATCCTGTCTCGGTACTGTAGCGATGCTGCGATCGACTTTCTGCATTTGCTTCTCCAGCTAAGGCCTCCTCGTCGATCAATGGGAGGCCTGATTCGATACGGCATCTTGCTGCTCATACCTGGATTGGCCTCGAAGAAAGCCGCGCTAGACGCTAGCGTGCCGGCCTGTGGAGATCATCTCACATGTGATCTTGATCAAATGCTTCTATGTGGTGCTTAGGTCTCCTGCAAGGACGCATTCCCTCCATGTAACGACCAACTCGATAGAACAGTGAGCTGGCAGGTGAGCGCTAACATTCTTCTAGCAGGGAACACAATAATGCGCGAGAAGTCGCAATGGCAGTCTGGACCGCGTCATGGCTTGCATATTTTTTCGTTGTCGAAGGATGCGGTTTACCTGATGAAGTTTAGTGCAACGTGATGGCGATACATAGAATCGTAGCTGCCACGACGACCAAGGATGAGAGTTAGGGGCCACGAGAATTGGGGTGCTTTGCATCAACAGCGGCAAGCCATATGCTTCTCTAGTCTTCTAAATCTCGACTCAGTAGTAGCATCACAACCTCACTCACCTCACCCTCTCAAGTCACACCACTCCAAACCCATTTCGCATCAGATATCATTCACGGGGTATCATCTCATCTGCCTCTATCTCTATCCTACAACGTCCTCATCACGGACTAACATCCTCATGCATCTCATCGCCATCACCACCGACACTCATATGTCGATCCCACCACTCCTTCCTCTGCGTCGGAGGCGGAGACGGTAACGGCGGCGACGCCTGTATTTCTTTTCCCTCGGCTTTCGGTGCACTAACGACACTAGCCCTCCTCTCCTGCAAACTCGTCCGGTGCCGTTCGTAGTCTGCTCTCTCCAGCGCGAGACGCTCCTGTGCTTGCTCTGCTTGCATGACGCGGCGGTCGCTACCACCACTGCGGGTGCGGCGGTGCATTGGCGGTGCTGAGGTTCTCGTTCGAGGAAGTGGAGCAGTACCCGGGGGTTTGATCGATGCCTCTGAAGGTCTTGGTGAAGGATTTTTGCCCAGGATGCTGAGGCTCCATCGCTTAATCGTCCGCAGGAGTCCAGCTTTACTGTCCCTCTTCTCCTCACGATCGTGAAGACCCTGATTGCTAGGCGCACTGCTTTTACGCCTCTGCTCCATCCACCTCGTCCCGAACATGTACCTCCAGAAACAAAAGCTGCCCAGGAACGTCCCGTCACTGCCTGGGATGTGTTTCCACGGCTTCTCTCTCCAGCAGAATATCAAGACATCCGCAAGACCCATGATGTTCTGGCAGAAAATGTTGAGAGCGGAGATGGGGAAGATGGGGTGTTGAGCATAATAGTTGCTATAATTGAGGGCGTGAGCGACAAAGGGGAAGATCCAGAGGACGAGGTAGACAACCGGGTAGATGAAGAGGAGGCGGAGTTGGCGCTGGATGGCTTTGTGGCGTTGTTGGAGGGCGCGAGTTGCGCCATCGTTGGGGTCGGGTTGGGTTAGGGATGTGGCGACGTGTTGTTCTGTTATTTGGGGCAGCGCTGGCGACGTTGTGTCCCAGGAGGAGTGGCCACCGGACGATTTCATGGAGCCCACAGTCGAGACTGAGCCGCGATGGTGGTCAGTGGTGAGCAGAGGGGGCGGCGCAAAGTCCTCCGCGCTCATGCCGGCCCCAATCTGCTTGCTGCCCCGGCGAGATGACGGATTGCTCTTGCTCTTGGGTCGCATGTTCGAAGATCCAGCGAGGTTATCCGAAGGGGACAGTCCGAACGGCAATGCCCAGCTGGGAGTAGATTGTCGGCGGCTTGGATCGAAGAGGCTTAGTCTTGAGGTCACAGGCGGTGTGTTGTGATTCAGTGAGTCGTCATCCGGTGCGACCTCCTCATCATCGCCTCCCGCCTGCTTCTCTACTGTCGCATCGTCCCTAGAGGATTGAGTGCGCTGCATGGGCACGACAACGTCTGCCGGGTTAGTGTTGGCGCTGGAGGCACCTATCATACCGATGCTCGAGCTTTGATCCCTAACCTGGCCGAAGACTTTGAACTCGTAGCCGACATGGCGGTATATCCGGATAGCTACATACATCACGTAGATCCAGATCAGATACCTAGGAATCCAAGAAAGTGCCAATCGGTACCAGAAGGGTCTTAtgggcaaggaacagaagCCGCCTTGGGAGACGAATGCGTTGTTGTCGTTGATGAAGGCCAAGGACGCTATAAAGTTCGGTATAGTGAACCAAGCCGCGAGCACGTAGTAACGAACGCGGTAAAGGCCGTCATGTCCGAGGAAAGAGTCGTTGGGCGGGAAGATGTGTAGTGCCATGTGCAAGCTCATCAACAGAATCGCGATATCACATGCCTCCAGTCCGACTTGAAGGAAGTATGCACTAGCCTGACAAAAGGAAGATTCTGTTTCGATATGGCCGTGTCCAAGAGTAGTAGCGGAGAACACCAGGAACCAGGCGGCTTTCCAGAAGTCGCCACAGATTAGTAGCAACACCAGGTCCCTCCGAAAGTTCCTCCTCATCATGCAGAACCAGTAGATCGCACATAGTGTTGCAGCTATGCTACAACTGGAGAAGGTTGTGGCTATGACCTGGATCTTGTATTGCTGCTGTCTTGCCAGGATTGAGGAAGCATTGAATGCTCCATCGGCACCCAGACCAGACGCCCGTGACTGGTAGAGGAGAGATCTCTTGTATATGTCTTGTTGTATATCAGGATAAGACGGAGCCATTGGCGTTGCGACCGCACTTGCGGCTGTCAGACCGAGGACATCTCTCACGGCATTCCCAGCTTCGTGAGCGATCAAGTCCACGGCGTCCATGCGTGGCAGCGACGACTCAGCAGTTGAAGTCTTGCTATGTCATGGAATAGCAAGTGGGTCCAAGATCTGTGGCCAGAGCCTTTAGGTGTAGCTTCAGCGGAAGGTGCGTTCAATGTGCACCAATCCGCAGATTGTGCTATAACGGCATAGCTGAAAGCGCAACAATTCGTTGTTCACTATGCAGTGCCTGGAGTGCCGGCTGTCGTCCGGGAAGCAAGCCAGGTCGCTGGCAAGAGCTTGTGCTCGTTGAATGCGGAAATGGGAAGATGTCAGTCTGAAGAGATCAAAGCCGGGGGCGCTCGAGGTATGCGGCGCTGGCACGCGGGAAAGAGGATGTCGCAAGCGGAGCAGCAAGCTCCTTTACGCTACCCGATTCTGAGTGCGGTTGGTTTGCGTTGGTTCCGCGGCCAAGCAGGTCGGTCCCAGTGTGACGTGCGCTGTTTGTCTAGATCTCTTCCTGCAAACTTAGCAAAGGTCAACATCAATGGGTGTGAGAATAGGAAAACGGTGATGCGACAACCCCTTACCTCGCGTGGCCGTGGTGCAGCACACCGAGGCGCCATGGCGGTGTTTCTGGCGACGGCCGCATTCCACTGAGACGCGTGCACCGGTTGGCTACAAGCACCTATTCGAGTATCTCAGCGGTGGTGAAGAGTAGATCGTTGCCACTTCGAGATCAAGTCTGGAGTCCGGAGTGAGCTCAACCAATAAATGTATCAAGATCTGCAATGCTTAGCCCCGGATCCTGCACTGCACCCGACTCCCCTCGATGCATGCGTGGGCGTGTTCGTGGCTACTTCCCAACGATGCTTCTTGGACCTTATCAGAACCACATCTTGGATGGGTACCCCCAGATATGACAGCGATGCTGCGACCTCTGCAGTACTGCATGAATGGCAGCAACGAGGCAGCAAGGCGTGGTTGATGGCCGTCTCCCTACCCGAACATGGCCGCAGTACGAATGGCAGCAGATATGATATGCGTGCCACCGCCATGTCTGGATGGCCCGGAAACACGCGCAATGGTTCAGAATTTCACCATCCACGTTCGCATCAGGGTCTTGCTCTGACCCAAGGAACGTCAGCACATGTCTCCCACGATGGCCCATGTTTCACCAAGCCGGACGAATCATTCCGACGGTGTCTGTCATCCACCCTGATTCACCAGTGTGGCATTCTCGAGGTTGCAATCCTCGTGCCAGAGCAGAGTACGGATCTCCATCACGCAGTATGAAGTCCAGAGCCTGAAGCGTAGGGACGACTGTACATTGGACAGTCCAGCAGTGTCCTGTCTTATCGCATCGGATGATACTTTACGTTTTTGGAAATCTGATGAGAGGGTCGACGTGCAATCGGGAAAGGCTGTCAAGTAGGTACATAGCCAGGCTCGAGGGAATTGTTGCCCTGTGTGTGTTTCCGTCCGGACTCACATCGTAAGCTGTGTACACCATTGCTGTAGGAGTGAACCGGCACCTGGGACATGCCGCAGAGAAGGCCATCGTGATTCTTTTGATGGAAAGTTGAGGCCATAGTCCTCACACCTGCAAATGTAAAATCAGCTGTAGAATGTCGCTGACGATGCTAGACATTGCGGTGGTCGTAGATGAATCGGCCGTGCTACACCGAGCGCATTGCCTTCGTCATGCTCAAAGATCGTGAACAACTAGCCAGTGGTTACTTCGATGTCGACGAGCACCACTCTGTCCTGTGTCCTAGAGACCAGTGTAGACTAGTTGACTCGTGCGTGACTTTCGACAACATATCGCGAAGCTCGTACACGTCAGCATCATTTGTGAAGCTCACGATCAACCAAGTAATTCTAGCCTGACCATAAACTCTCGACCTTCCACCAGTCAAGCCAGTCTGCAAACGCGAGCTCTTCGGCCTTCAAAACAGAAGCCTCCACCGCATGTCATCATGTGATTCCTCCCATATGCGGGTTTAGATTGCGACCCTGCTGCGATCACATCAGAGCAACGGTTACAACCGTGCAACGCCCAGACCTAGACCCACGAAAACGCCACCAACATCTCAACTCGTTCACGAGGGGGAGGGGAGATGATCTCGCAGCGGGTCGCGGTGCGCATGCCTCCATCCTCCCGGTAGATCTCGGCACCGACGGCGTCGTCATCGCAGTAGGGCACGGCGAGCCGCGAACAACGCGCTCATTATGTAGTCTACTGATATTGATCACAGGAGTCAGGATACGAAGTCGGGGCGTGGAAAGGAAACAGTGCGGCTCATTACTTTGATGATGACGGGTGGGTATCTTCCGGTGAGCGTCTGCCAGGGCTAGAGCTAAAGTCACCCTAGCATCCATGCTCAAACTGCCAAACGCATGCGGCAGCGCGTGTACTGTACTGGCCTCAAAACCTTGATCCACCTTTGCGTCATGGGCGCGGACGTTGGCGCGATTGTGTGATGAAGCTGCTCTAGCCTGCGTTGGTGTGATCCGTGAAGTGTGACGTTCTTATCCGAGCACACCGCCGGCTTGGCGCTCAGCTTTGTACTTAGAGTTTTCTCAGGTAGCTTTTCTATATCTCAGATTCACACTCGCCAACGTTCTCACATCTAGTAGCTTCCCTTCCTTTTAGCCTTTCTATTAGGTTAAATCAGTCTATAAGTAAATCTCCTAAGCTATAAGTCTCTAACTTACGCCTTAGTCGGAccttagtactaaagctaagCGAGGTAACCTTACTAACCTTATCTTAGCTCCTACGAACGGGGCGGGCTACTTAAACCTTTAGTATAGAGGATACTAACTAATACCCTAATTAAGGCGGTTATTACCTACCGGATTAGTAAGGTTTCGCTACTTATCTAGTCGGAGAGGGTCTAGCCTATAGTCGCGCCCTAGGTAATAACTACGTAGCTTAGCCTACTAGCCTAAATGACACCTTTAGGGCTACTTAGGCTATACCCCTAGCTACTCGGTCGTACCGCCGCCCTAACCGCGTTAGCGACGCGGAGATAGATAGGGCGGACTACCTAGACGAAGAtaacttcggcctatataacgagctagctagtagaggtaAGGCGCCTAGGATAGGAGATCCCCCTATTCTAAAGTCTAACGCCTAGAACGACGAGTACCTTAACTAGATATCGTCTATTAGAGCCTAGATTAGCCTAAATAAGAAATATATTATCAAATAACGCCTTTCCGACCTAGAGAAACTAGAGCTTATTAGTAGCTTCGTCGGTAGCGACTTTAACTAGTTATAGTTTAAAGCGATCGAAGAAACGCGCCTAAAGCCCCCTTATCTTAGGCACGGCGATTTCGACGATATAATTACGTAGATCTCTAACTTTATAGTCGACCTAGACTATTAGGAGCAGATCTAGCGTAAGTAGGAGACTACCCGTTAAACTAGGAGTATTAGGACCTTTATTAGGTCGCTTAGGCTAACTAGGAGCCGTATAACTCCCCTACTAGATAACTTTACCTACCTACGTAAGTTTTTAGCCGGCCTAAAGCCCGATATACTAGCTAAACTAGACAATCGTAACTTCCGAGCGATTAATATAAATATCCGCGTCTACTTCTAGTAGGCTATTATAGCCGACTAGCGACTCTATCTTAGCCGCGGAAGAGACTAGAAGCTAGCCCTAATAATATTAGCCGTCGAGAAGTTTGTAGATAGGGATactaaagcctttatagctcTCCGGAGCGACTTAGGTAGCTCGGCGCGCGGTAGAGGCCGCGGTAGAGGCCGCGGCGGACGTAGACGCGGGCGAGGCAATCGTAGAGGCCCCTCCGGGCGCTTAGACGAATActataactatagtaagataGGCTACTTTGCGCGCGACTACTCTAAGCTAAAAAAATAGAGCCTAAGACGTCTTAATCGAGGTAGACGTACTTAGGATTATTAGACGCCTCTATACCTCTACCTAGAGAATCCTACTAGGATAGGACGACcctagctactaagagtAATGCTTAGTAGACATAAGTAGAAGAGGATAGAGCATTATCTTTATCTAAAGAATCCGAGTCGGAGACTAAAGAGGAGGTTAACTATACGATAGAGAGGCTAATAGCGATAGGCGGAGGGCTCTTTACTATCGATACCCGCCTAGGACCTAATTAGGTTTAGGCTAAGGTTACCCTAGACTACGTAGCCTCTAAAGTATACCTCTTAGCCTAAAAATCGAAGTAACTCCCTCGATCGCTTTTTAGGGACTTACCGCTAGTAAGGATCGTCCTCCTAAACGGTAAGGAGATCATTTCTACTTAGggtgtccttctactatattagattaGTACCTAGTAGGATATAGTCCCCGCTAGAGTTATCGATATAGAAGAATTTAACCTTATCCTAGGCCTTAAGTAGTTCTAGGAAGTTAACCCTAACGTAAACTAGTAgtctagctctactagactacGGGACCGGCGTAGCCGGTACTATACGATTAGGTCGTACTCTGAGGTGTTCAACCTAAAGGACAACGAAGGCGAGCTAAAAATGTTCAACTCTATATATTTAGTAGACTTCGCTATACGATACGAAGGACCCTAGCTCTTCTACTCGCTTAGGCGACTCCCCGACGATACCCTAGTTAATATCGACTTCGAGGAACACGGCTTAGATAAGGTATACGAACgccttatagctatagtaggggacCTAGACGACGAGTCTTAGCTACCGTAGATAGGTAACTAGGTCTTCTAGACGTTAGTTAATCTCTTCCTAGAGATCTAGAGAGCTTAGCTCCCGGCTAGACTCCTACGGAAGAGAGCTTTCGACTATACTATCCCTACTAGTAACGCTCGACCTATTAACTAGCCCGTATACCGTCTAAACCCTAGTTAGCTTCGAGAATAGGCTCGCTAGATCTAGATACTCCTTAATCGTAGActgttatagtctccctatagagtgtatagaaggtagggacagaagagccttagagtgcttagaagtcgttaagaagtaaaagtctagcttagtatataagcgctaagaattatataccccgtaacatttactacgggacctagccctctaaatttactactctactaaacttaatagattcacttcggctcgtagctatataacttacggtactcccgcgagtacccgcgactacgctagaccctagaagaagcacgtagaagactcggaacgtagggcaggttagaataaggttttgagcaaagctactaagcgcggctccGTAtaggttagccctattaatacggggacacgtactcgcgagggtctagccctattaatacggggacacatactcgcgagggtcgcgtataagtatccggccttccctaggcctctcttactttcttcgtctttcgttttatatagcaattatactataccctttatatctatacttcgtacctatattctcgcttttattcttatatcttataggctaggctctcgccctaatattataaaagactaacaaactgttaactactcgagtcatccttataggtaacTACGCTACTAATGaaggtgtcaacctcgacaactaaGATACCCTATTCCGCTTTAGtaagtaggctaatatccccttctcgaacgccgctaccttcggtacctaggtaaacgctaaccccgacaccgcctatactcttattaaccgcaccgtctcctctttccgcgagaccgcctagtaggtcgagtaagtaaacaactaagtaatatacctttaaggtattataaataccttctagaacctcgtaccgtacgccgacgataaccgccgctagtacttctctaagaaggttaatAACCTAGATAagttcgacggtaataagagtaAGTTCGAGGCATTTAAGATATAGCTcactattaagctattagctaatgccgactactttccgtaagagaaggacaaggttacgtacgtcttctccctccttcggggagacgccgcggcttaggtatagtactatatcgataacgctacgtagactatcggctgcccggacgtccttaccttaatataggacctccgtgctacctttagtaatctagaccgtagagctaccgcctagaacgctatctataacctcctctagaggaacaagagcttcgccgagtacctcgcggcctttaaccgcgacatcgggtttaccggctataacgaagagactaagaagagcactctccgccgtggtttattagtagagcttcttcgagccctcgaggataaggacgtcggtactataagcttccgtaagctcgtcgagacctactagcgcctcgactctaatataaaatataccgcctctctcctcgcttcccgttcttaaggtcgttagcctcgtagtcccggaagctacttcgctactctactaggcgccgccgctcctacggctctccctcccgtctctataggtaatactatagatcttagcgctagtaccgccgtccctcgagtctagggcctcgttaacggtaagcttactcccgaagagaagcttcgccgtcgctaggccggactctatacctactacggcggtctaggctatatcgtagttaactatccgtagctcgctacccgtaacgcccgtaacccggttcgtagcgctatcggcgctatcgagcctactcctactactcccgctaagtaggaaaaagcctaggtcttccttatcgacgcgataaagactaagaataacgtttaccgaaagtgaagagagggaagaagttgaggattaatatagtatagctagacctatacgacgagacgggtaaggactacgcttataaaccgttcgttacgaatataaatatcggcttaaagaaactctcttcttctaatcttactcttatagatactagcgtactaggcgagtcttttatagactataaactcgtgACCTCTCTTAgcctcgaaccctaggaactaaagtaccctcgtacccttgaact includes these proteins:
- a CDS encoding Threonine synthase — translated: MDAVDLIAHEAGNAVRDVLGLTAASAVATPMAPSYPDIQQDIYKRSLLYQSRASGLGADGAFNASSILARQQQYKIQVIATTFSSCSIAATLCAIYWFCMMRRNFRRDLVLLLICGDFWKAAWFLVFSATTLGHGHIETESSFCQASAYFLQVGLEACDIAILLMSLHMALHIFPPNDSFLGHDGLYRVRYYVLAAWFTIPNFIASLAFINDNNAFVSQGGFCSLPIRPFWYRLALSWIPRYLIWIYVMYVAIRIYRHVGYEFKVFGQVRDQSSSIGMIGASSANTNPADVVVPMQRTQSSRDDATVEKQAGGDDEEVAPDDDSLNHNTPPVTSRLSLFDPSRRQSTPSWALPFGLSPSDNLAGSSNMRPKSKSNPSSRRGSKQIGAGMSAEDFAPPPLLTTDHHRGSVSTVGSMKSSGGHSSWDTTSPALPQITEQHVATSLTQPDPNDGATRALQQRHKAIQRQLRLLFIYPVVYLVLWIFPFVAHALNYSNYYAQHPIFPISALNIFCQNIMGLADVLIFCWREKPWKHIPGSDGTFLGSFCFWRYMFGTRWMEQRRKSSAPSNQGLHDREEKRDSKAGLLRTIKRWSLSILGKNPSPRPSEASIKPPGTAPLPRTRTSAPPMHRRTRSGGSDRRVMQAEQAQERLALERADYERHRTSLQERRASVVSAPKAEGKEIQASPPLPSPPPTQRKEWWDRHMSVGGDGDEMHEDVITSQPNQSTFNNTALCNGSFTTANATGLHYLNPRVDQGFQSSQPDNNPGKTLPVAIASTIAETTTNKRLSYTVWPNPGGANYSDEFSLGYDLSFETVVLKGLAQDGGLFIPDEIPQLPSDFLTKWSDYTFQELAFEIFSLYISREEIPEQDLKTIIEKSYGTFRAKDVAPIITLDEQKKIHLLELFHGPTFAFKDVALQFVGNLFEYFLVRKNKGKEGANREHLTVIGATSGDTGSAAIYGLRGKKDVSVFIMYPKGKVSPIQEAQMTTVTDPNVHNLAVEGTFDDCQDILKTLFADEDLNSTHKLGAVNSINWARILAQITYYLHSYFSLAEQLDQEQPKARFVVPTGNFGDILAGYFATRMGLPTDKLVIATNENDILHRFWKTGRYEKQAKDQGASNGVKEADGAKADPSGVKMTYAPAMDILVSSNFERLLWYLAYQTSDVEEVNRRRMQAGEKVKTWLQQLKRDGGFGVDNAILEAAKRDFESERVSDKETIDTIKHIYSQQLSSSKALSNGSANGTSKPATTGTSRDGHYILDPHSAIGIAATLRSVEGNGKDIDHISLATAHPAKFSNAVELALKDQPGFSFDTVLPEQFIGLDKMEKRITESKADFKQVREIVKREVEQELQAER